The following are encoded in a window of Flavobacterium sp. WC2421 genomic DNA:
- a CDS encoding DegT/DnrJ/EryC1/StrS family aminotransferase, which translates to MIPFLDLKKINAQYETAFQDKLKSVLDSSWYILGNEVKEFETNFAQFCKSEYCIGVGNGFDALVLIFKGYIQLGKLQKGAEVIVPANTYIASILAILEADLVPVLVEPKLETHNLNPDLIEEKITSKTRAILAVHLYGQLAEMNQINEVAFANDLLVIEDAAQSHGAFFEVESQKSKVESGNTQAYSFYPGKNLGALGDGGAVVTNDEELAKVVSTLRNYGSETKYYTDYIGVNSRLDELQAAFLNVKLPHLDAENDKRRAIAKRYLSEIKNDKVVLPFWDLSTNHVFHLFVIRTKNRAELQAYLLKNRIETVIHYPIPAHKQKALKNWNEWSFPITEKIHNEVLSLPLNPALTMEEIDFVIATLNNY; encoded by the coding sequence ATGATACCATTTCTGGATTTAAAAAAAATCAATGCACAATATGAAACTGCTTTTCAAGATAAATTGAAATCGGTTTTAGATAGTAGTTGGTATATTTTAGGAAATGAAGTAAAGGAATTTGAGACTAATTTTGCCCAGTTTTGTAAATCAGAATATTGCATAGGAGTAGGGAATGGATTTGACGCATTGGTATTAATTTTCAAAGGATACATTCAGCTGGGTAAATTGCAAAAAGGAGCCGAAGTTATTGTGCCCGCGAATACTTATATAGCAAGTATTTTGGCGATTCTAGAAGCCGATTTAGTTCCAGTTTTAGTCGAGCCAAAGTTGGAAACCCACAATCTTAATCCTGACTTGATTGAAGAAAAAATCACTTCAAAAACCAGAGCCATTCTAGCTGTTCATTTATATGGGCAACTAGCAGAAATGAATCAGATAAATGAAGTCGCTTTTGCTAATGATTTATTGGTAATTGAAGATGCTGCTCAGTCTCATGGTGCTTTTTTTGAGGTCGAAAGTCAAAAGTCGAAAGTCGAAAGCGGGAATACCCAAGCGTACAGTTTTTACCCAGGGAAAAATCTAGGCGCTTTGGGAGATGGAGGGGCGGTAGTTACTAATGACGAAGAACTGGCAAAAGTAGTTTCAACACTTAGAAACTATGGTTCTGAAACTAAATATTATACTGATTATATAGGAGTAAATTCAAGATTGGATGAATTACAAGCCGCTTTTTTGAATGTGAAATTACCGCATTTAGATGCTGAGAATGATAAGCGAAGAGCAATTGCCAAACGCTATTTATCAGAAATTAAAAACGATAAAGTTGTGCTTCCATTTTGGGATTTGTCTACTAATCATGTTTTTCATTTGTTTGTTATTCGAACAAAAAATAGAGCCGAATTACAAGCTTACTTATTGAAAAACAGAATAGAAACCGTAATTCATTATCCTATTCCAGCACACAAACAAAAAGCTTTGAAAAACTGGAATGAATGGTCATTTCCTATTACGGAGAAAATTCACAATGAGGTTTTGAGTTTGCCTTTAAATCCTGCTTTAACAATGGAAGAAATTGATTTTGTTATTGCAACTCTAAATAACTATTAG
- a CDS encoding glycosyltransferase, with protein sequence MQDKALVTIICLCYNQEAFVLESLESVIKQEYKNIELIIIDDCSTDNSKTTIEKWIVDHPEVQFITNKTNLGITKAFNKGLKLAKGTYIIDLAADDVLLPNCVSLQVNTFKNSNYKNLGVVYGNAALITKKGLLDSYYFAVNKDKKVTQKRITGDIYTSVLAGGDSICSVSSMTKKSVYDVLDGYDENLAYEDLDFWIRASRIYAFDFIDEILIQKRIVSNSMATDFYKKKNKINHSTYVILKKAIGLNRSKIENKTVLKRIHFEMILAYKNLDFVLLVKYIFLEIRIRISIL encoded by the coding sequence ATGCAAGATAAAGCATTAGTTACCATTATTTGCTTGTGCTACAATCAGGAAGCGTTTGTATTGGAAAGCTTAGAATCTGTTATCAAACAAGAGTACAAAAACATTGAACTTATTATTATTGATGATTGCAGTACCGATAATTCTAAAACTACAATTGAGAAATGGATAGTTGACCATCCAGAGGTACAATTTATAACTAATAAAACCAACTTAGGGATTACAAAAGCATTTAATAAAGGGTTGAAACTTGCCAAAGGCACCTACATTATTGATTTGGCTGCTGATGATGTTTTGCTTCCCAATTGTGTAAGTCTTCAAGTCAATACTTTTAAAAATAGCAACTATAAAAATCTAGGAGTTGTCTATGGTAATGCAGCTTTGATTACTAAAAAAGGGCTCTTAGATTCTTATTATTTTGCTGTAAATAAAGACAAAAAAGTAACCCAAAAAAGAATTACTGGAGACATTTACACCTCCGTTCTTGCTGGAGGAGACAGTATTTGCTCTGTTTCTAGCATGACCAAAAAATCAGTTTATGATGTACTTGACGGTTATGATGAAAACCTAGCGTATGAAGATTTGGATTTTTGGATTCGTGCTTCTCGAATTTATGCATTTGATTTTATTGATGAAATTTTGATTCAAAAAAGAATCGTATCCAATTCTATGGCAACCGATTTTTATAAGAAAAAAAATAAAATCAACCATTCTACCTATGTTATTTTGAAAAAAGCCATTGGACTAAATCGCTCCAAAATAGAAAACAAAACAGTACTAAAACGCATTCATTTCGAGATGATTTTGGCCTATAAAAATCTAGATTTTGTTTTGCTTGTAAAATATATTTTTCTAGAAATAAGAATTCGAATTTCTATTTTATAA
- a CDS encoding trimeric intracellular cation channel family protein, protein MFHLLDIIGTLAFAMSGALTAMSKKMDAFGVFIIAFVTAVGGGTLRDVLIGRTPVGWMVDLEYVYIIVLAFVLAIVFRKKFDRLRTSLFLFDTIGLGVFTLIGLEKGIGIGLHPLICIALGTMTACFGGVIRDILCTEIPVIFRKEIYATICILGGVVFFILKKFNLNDDFLYLITSLVIISVRLMAVKFKWYLPTFESK, encoded by the coding sequence ATGTTTCATTTATTAGATATTATAGGAACCTTGGCTTTTGCTATGTCAGGAGCATTAACGGCCATGAGTAAAAAAATGGATGCTTTTGGCGTCTTTATTATTGCTTTTGTAACTGCTGTTGGAGGAGGAACTTTACGTGATGTCTTGATTGGGAGAACACCTGTGGGATGGATGGTCGATTTAGAGTACGTTTATATCATTGTTCTTGCTTTTGTTTTAGCTATCGTTTTCAGAAAGAAATTTGATCGATTACGAACGTCCTTGTTTTTATTTGATACAATTGGGCTAGGTGTTTTTACTTTAATTGGTCTCGAAAAAGGAATCGGTATTGGTTTGCACCCTTTGATATGTATAGCTTTAGGTACAATGACGGCTTGTTTTGGTGGAGTTATTCGGGATATTTTATGTACCGAAATACCAGTAATTTTCAGAAAAGAAATTTATGCTACTATTTGTATTCTTGGAGGAGTCGTCTTTTTTATCCTGAAAAAATTTAATCTTAATGATGATTTTTTATATCTAATAACTTCGCTGGTCATTATTTCGGTGCGATTGATGGCGGTTAAATTCAAATGGTATTTGCCTACTTTTGAAAGTAAATAA
- a CDS encoding transferase, which yields MADIIKNQYDKLRLFFYKIRFYYSVNWTKTLYFNFKKFPFATAKKLPVFFYGKVKLTLITGEIEIAAPILRGMIGFGQDYEMNTVASGIAEINITGKLVFKGQVQFGKDYFIYVGKDGYCELGHMASLGSNSKLTCIEKVVLGDYARFGPESQIIDTNFHQMIDTSTGERYKITNAIHIGNYNYVGGRVSVMAGTHTPDYCTIASNSLCNKDYSQLEQNCLLAGMPAKLIRTNISRDWEGERKVLDAFLTVQ from the coding sequence ATGGCTGATATTATTAAAAATCAATATGATAAATTGCGATTGTTTTTTTACAAAATACGATTTTACTATTCCGTAAATTGGACAAAAACACTCTATTTTAATTTTAAAAAATTCCCTTTTGCAACAGCAAAAAAGTTACCTGTATTTTTTTATGGAAAAGTAAAACTTACTTTGATTACTGGCGAAATTGAAATTGCGGCACCCATACTAAGAGGAATGATTGGTTTTGGTCAAGATTATGAAATGAATACAGTGGCTAGCGGAATCGCAGAAATTAATATCACTGGTAAATTAGTTTTTAAAGGGCAGGTACAATTTGGTAAGGACTATTTCATTTATGTGGGTAAGGATGGGTATTGTGAATTAGGGCATATGGCTTCTTTAGGTTCGAATTCAAAATTAACATGTATAGAAAAAGTGGTTTTAGGTGATTATGCTCGATTTGGACCAGAATCTCAGATTATTGATACTAATTTTCATCAAATGATTGACACAAGTACAGGTGAGCGCTACAAAATCACTAATGCCATTCATATTGGGAATTATAATTATGTTGGCGGTAGAGTTTCGGTTATGGCGGGGACACACACACCGGATTATTGTACAATAGCTTCTAATAGTTTGTGCAATAAGGACTATTCACAACTCGAGCAAAATTGTTTATTGGCAGGAATGCCTGCTAAATTGATTAGGACAAATATATCAAGAGATTGGGAAGGGGAACGAAAGGTTTTAGATGCATTTTTAACCGTTCAGTAA
- a CDS encoding TrmH family RNA methyltransferase, which yields MKQITSIQNPFIKSLVLLQEKAKNRKQSGTFLMEGKREISLAQKGGYELETVLFYPEICSENEAKKLAPNTELIEINKEVFQKLAYRDTTEGILAVAKTKSMQLTDLKLSENPLILVAEAPEKPGNIGALLRTADAANLDAVIIANPKSDLYNPNIVRSSVGCLFTNQIATGTTAEIISFLKERNINFYCATLQNSTSYHTQDYTTPTALVVGTEATGLTQEWRDAATQNIIIPMQGEIDSMNVSVAAAILIFEAKRQRGF from the coding sequence TTGAAACAAATCACTTCTATTCAAAATCCATTCATAAAATCTTTGGTATTATTACAAGAAAAAGCGAAGAATCGCAAGCAAAGCGGTACGTTTTTAATGGAAGGAAAACGGGAGATTTCATTAGCGCAAAAAGGAGGATATGAATTAGAAACGGTTTTATTTTATCCTGAAATTTGTTCTGAAAATGAGGCCAAAAAATTAGCGCCAAATACCGAATTAATAGAAATTAATAAAGAAGTTTTCCAAAAACTGGCGTATCGCGATACTACCGAAGGGATTTTGGCTGTAGCCAAAACAAAATCGATGCAATTGACTGATTTGAAGTTATCAGAAAACCCATTAATACTAGTTGCCGAAGCACCTGAAAAACCAGGAAATATTGGTGCATTATTGCGCACTGCCGATGCTGCTAATCTTGATGCTGTTATTATTGCCAATCCAAAAAGCGATTTATACAACCCAAATATTGTTCGCTCCAGTGTAGGTTGTTTATTTACCAACCAAATTGCGACTGGCACAACTGCCGAAATTATTTCTTTTTTGAAAGAAAGAAACATTAATTTCTATTGCGCCACCTTACAAAACTCGACTTCCTATCATACCCAAGACTACACTACTCCAACTGCTTTAGTTGTAGGTACAGAAGCTACCGGCTTGACCCAAGAATGGCGCGATGCAGCCACTCAAAACATCATCATTCCCATGCAAGGAGAAATTGACAGTATGAACGTTTCTGTAGCTGCCGCGATTTTAATTTTTGAAGCCAAAAGACAAAGAGGGTTTTAG
- a CDS encoding GNAT family N-acetyltransferase produces MIKYTVKQYLESDYGNWNSFIGQAKNATFLFHRDFMDYHKERFQDNSLVILNGDTWVAVLPANSVGNVVHSHQGLTYGGLVYTEKTILASVIAIFKSVLAFLNENKIEKLILKTTPSIYHKKPAEELLYALFLADAKLIRRDTLSVIDLKKEFSFSKIRKRGIQKGIKLGLEIKEETDFESFWTEILIPNLANRHNAKPVHSLEEIVRLKKDFPTNIRQFNVCYQGKIVAGTTVFETETVVHCQYISKFEKDENLGSLDFLYDYLIHKVFVEKRFFDFGVSNEAQGKKLNEGLSYWKESFGASTIVHDFYEVDTINYSKLENILV; encoded by the coding sequence GTGATTAAATACACCGTCAAACAATACCTAGAAAGTGATTATGGTAATTGGAATAGTTTTATTGGTCAAGCCAAAAATGCTACTTTCCTTTTTCATCGTGATTTTATGGACTATCATAAAGAGCGATTTCAAGATAATTCTTTAGTAATTTTGAATGGTGATACTTGGGTAGCCGTTCTTCCTGCCAATAGCGTTGGTAATGTGGTTCATTCTCATCAAGGATTGACTTATGGAGGATTAGTATATACTGAAAAAACGATCTTAGCTTCGGTTATTGCTATTTTTAAGAGTGTTTTGGCTTTTTTAAATGAAAATAAAATCGAAAAATTAATTTTAAAAACAACGCCTTCCATTTACCATAAAAAACCAGCCGAGGAATTGCTTTATGCTTTGTTTTTGGCTGATGCCAAATTAATTCGGAGAGATACCTTATCCGTAATTGATTTAAAAAAGGAATTTTCTTTTTCGAAAATTAGAAAAAGAGGGATTCAAAAAGGGATAAAGTTGGGATTAGAGATTAAAGAAGAAACGGATTTCGAATCTTTTTGGACCGAAATATTGATTCCTAATCTAGCAAATCGTCATAATGCAAAACCAGTCCATTCCTTAGAAGAAATAGTGCGATTAAAAAAAGATTTTCCTACTAATATTAGACAGTTCAATGTGTGTTATCAAGGAAAAATAGTGGCTGGGACTACTGTTTTTGAAACAGAAACAGTGGTGCATTGTCAATACATATCCAAATTTGAAAAAGACGAAAACCTAGGGAGTTTGGATTTTTTATATGATTATTTAATTCATAAAGTATTTGTTGAAAAGCGATTTTTTGATTTTGGAGTTTCGAATGAAGCCCAAGGGAAAAAACTCAATGAAGGGTTATCTTACTGGAAAGAAAGTTTTGGTGCCAGCACGATAGTTCATGATTTCTATGAAGTGGATACAATTAATTATTCCAAATTGGAGAACATATTAGTATAA
- a CDS encoding glycosyltransferase, which yields MILPNKKYKIALIGYRLSGGGGDKVMANLSLFFESKGIEVHIITVIDEVSFPYAGKLVNLGLLKNSSNGIFNKFKRLTALRNYLNSNDFDFIIDFRFRTKVIQELVISRWIYNTKTIFTVHSFLIDHYMPNISGLTRFMYNHCYANVALVPDMKVLIKQKHNLKNVVTIPNPVNIVEVNEKSIEKIDITFDYIIAIGQFENPIKQFNQLISSYGNSVLPEKQIHLLILGEGDRTDLEMAVKKVKMEGFVHFLGYQDNPYKYLKAAKFLVLSSKNEGMPNVILESLACGTPVVSFDCPSGPKEMIHHHKNGILVENQNWQKLTSAINEMVTDDSLYQNCKQNTIESISPFLLENIGQQWLDLMQISTN from the coding sequence ATGATATTGCCTAACAAAAAATATAAAATTGCTTTAATTGGTTACCGTTTGAGCGGTGGCGGAGGTGATAAAGTGATGGCGAATCTGTCTCTTTTTTTCGAAAGTAAAGGAATTGAAGTGCATATTATTACGGTTATCGATGAAGTCTCTTTCCCGTATGCAGGGAAGTTGGTGAATTTAGGTTTGTTGAAAAATAGTTCTAATGGTATTTTCAATAAATTCAAACGATTAACGGCATTGCGAAATTATTTAAATAGCAATGATTTTGATTTTATAATTGATTTTAGGTTTAGAACTAAAGTCATTCAAGAGCTTGTGATTTCGCGATGGATTTACAATACCAAAACCATATTTACGGTTCATAGTTTTTTAATTGATCATTATATGCCTAATATTTCAGGGTTGACACGATTCATGTACAATCATTGTTATGCAAATGTGGCCCTTGTTCCAGATATGAAAGTGCTAATAAAACAAAAACATAATTTAAAAAATGTTGTTACGATTCCTAATCCCGTTAACATTGTTGAGGTTAATGAAAAAAGTATAGAAAAGATTGATATAACCTTTGATTATATTATTGCTATCGGCCAGTTTGAAAATCCCATTAAGCAGTTTAATCAGTTGATTTCAAGTTATGGGAATTCTGTTTTGCCTGAAAAACAAATTCATCTTTTAATTTTGGGTGAAGGCGATAGAACTGATTTGGAAATGGCAGTTAAAAAAGTAAAAATGGAAGGTTTCGTTCATTTTTTAGGGTATCAAGACAATCCTTATAAATATTTGAAAGCAGCAAAATTCCTAGTATTGAGCAGTAAAAATGAAGGAATGCCAAATGTTATCTTAGAATCATTGGCTTGTGGCACTCCCGTTGTTTCTTTTGATTGTCCTTCTGGTCCAAAAGAAATGATACATCATCACAAAAATGGAATTTTGGTTGAAAACCAGAATTGGCAAAAACTGACTAGTGCCATTAATGAAATGGTTACAGATGATTCTTTATATCAAAATTGCAAACAGAACACTATAGAAAGTATTAGTCCGTTTCTATTAGAGAATATCGGGCAACAATGGTTAGATTTGATGCAAATAAGTACCAACTAA
- a CDS encoding oligosaccharide flippase family protein: MTDQKSSYLQILKTTSLFGGVQFLNIIISIIRTKLIAVFIGPAGMGIIALLNSAINTINGATSLGIETSAVKHISGDYKENDLKSVSRIVTIVRKLVLITGIFGTLLTVVFSSWLSTLTFGNTHYATAFIFISITVLFRQLSSGQLVVLQGLRKMRLLAKANFYGNLLGLLVSIPLYYCYRIDAIIPTIIVVSLSALVFSFYFSNQLGIQKEVINTRQVISEGKSVVRLGILLTISGLLTLVTTYLIQIYIEKTGGLEEVGFYNAGFTLLNSYVGIIFTVMSTDYFPRLSAISEDNEKVRESVMQQSYISILIITPIIILFLTFVPLIVKVIYTESFNLIIPMVCFGIIGMLFRAVSWSMGFVLIAKGDSKMFLRTAIGFNVISLLLNILGYTYYGLEGLGFSFLIYYIIHFVGLKIISKKRYGLYFEKDFYLTYLVCIFLCGITFLLRYIPNPIVKYSLMFIMILVSVSYVLFHINKKMELKSVFNALIKKKNG, from the coding sequence ATGACAGACCAAAAATCCTCCTATCTCCAAATTTTAAAAACGACCTCGCTTTTTGGTGGTGTACAGTTTTTAAATATTATCATTTCGATAATTCGTACTAAGCTGATAGCTGTTTTTATTGGTCCAGCCGGAATGGGAATTATTGCATTGCTAAATTCAGCAATAAACACAATAAATGGTGCTACTAGTTTAGGAATTGAAACGAGCGCGGTCAAACACATTTCTGGAGATTATAAAGAGAATGACTTAAAAAGTGTTTCAAGAATTGTGACAATTGTTAGAAAATTGGTTTTGATTACGGGAATATTTGGAACGTTATTAACTGTGGTTTTTTCTTCTTGGTTGAGCACACTTACTTTTGGGAATACCCACTATGCGACTGCTTTTATTTTTATTTCCATTACAGTTTTGTTCAGGCAACTTAGCTCGGGTCAATTAGTAGTTTTGCAAGGATTGAGAAAAATGCGTCTTTTAGCCAAAGCCAATTTTTATGGCAATTTATTGGGGTTGTTGGTCTCAATTCCGTTGTATTATTGTTATCGAATTGACGCTATAATACCCACAATCATAGTGGTGTCTTTATCAGCTTTAGTGTTTTCATTTTACTTTTCGAACCAATTGGGAATACAGAAGGAAGTGATAAATACCAGGCAAGTAATCAGTGAAGGAAAAAGTGTTGTTAGATTAGGAATTCTATTAACCATAAGTGGATTACTCACTTTAGTGACAACTTATTTAATTCAAATTTATATTGAGAAAACAGGCGGATTAGAGGAAGTAGGATTTTACAATGCAGGTTTTACGTTACTAAACTCCTATGTTGGGATTATTTTTACAGTCATGAGCACCGATTATTTTCCAAGACTATCTGCCATAAGTGAGGATAACGAGAAGGTAAGAGAAAGCGTAATGCAGCAATCTTATATTTCGATTTTAATAATAACGCCAATCATTATTTTGTTCCTCACCTTTGTTCCTTTGATTGTAAAAGTGATTTATACCGAATCATTTAATTTGATAATTCCGATGGTTTGTTTTGGAATAATAGGGATGCTTTTTAGAGCGGTTTCTTGGTCTATGGGATTTGTTTTAATTGCAAAAGGAGATTCCAAAATGTTTTTGCGAACTGCTATTGGTTTTAATGTTATATCTTTGTTATTGAATATTTTAGGTTATACGTACTATGGATTGGAAGGACTTGGTTTCAGCTTTTTAATCTATTATATCATTCATTTTGTAGGATTAAAAATCATTTCCAAAAAAAGGTATGGGCTGTATTTTGAAAAAGATTTTTACCTTACTTATCTCGTTTGTATTTTTCTATGCGGTATTACTTTTTTATTGAGATATATACCAAATCCGATTGTAAAATACAGTTTAATGTTTATCATGATTTTGGTTTCCGTTAGTTATGTGTTGTTTCACATCAATAAAAAAATGGAGTTGAAATCCGTTTTTAATGCTTTAATCAAGAAAAAAAATGGCTGA
- a CDS encoding serine hydrolase has protein sequence MKKYLFVAITLIATTFSFAQITASEVDQLVNRTLTAFNVPGIAVAIIKDGKIVLAKGYGVKSIATQEKVDANTLFGIASNSKAFTSASLAILVDEGKIKWDDKVIKYLPNFRMYNDYVTQEFTIRDLLTHRSGLGLGAGDLMIWPDGSNFTAQDIIVNLQYLKPVSPFRTKYDYDNLLYIVAGEVIHVVSGKSWCDFIEERIMKPLEMNNSAASYVRLKDTTNIIAPHVPINGKLKVIKRYQNQLFDAAAGIYSSVNDLSKWAIMQMNNGKYGPENKQLFSEKEHDEMWQLQTIIPTKTRAPYNTHFNGYGLGWFLSDVKGYKQVTHTGGLEGIVTQTTYIPELQLGIIVLTNQQSGAAFSAITNTIKDSYLDIKSEDYVTLYSSRLKEHEDSADKVTDEVWATVAKNKKDNLKPDYKGILGTYKDNWFGEVIISKKKGKLFFESKRSSQLKGEVFFYKEGNYVVKWNNAYFHADAHLFFKYDATGKATTLKMNPISELTDFSYDFQDLDFIRL, from the coding sequence ATGAAAAAATATCTATTTGTAGCCATTACATTAATTGCAACTACATTCTCATTTGCACAAATTACAGCCTCAGAAGTGGATCAATTAGTGAATCGTACTTTAACTGCTTTTAATGTTCCTGGAATTGCAGTTGCAATCATCAAAGATGGAAAAATAGTTTTAGCCAAAGGGTATGGTGTGAAATCTATAGCAACCCAAGAAAAAGTGGATGCAAATACGCTTTTTGGAATTGCTTCAAACAGTAAAGCCTTTACAAGTGCCTCTTTAGCTATTTTAGTTGATGAAGGAAAAATAAAATGGGATGATAAAGTCATCAAATACCTTCCCAATTTCAGGATGTACAATGATTATGTAACCCAAGAATTTACCATTCGAGACTTATTAACCCATAGAAGTGGTTTAGGTTTGGGTGCAGGAGATTTAATGATTTGGCCTGACGGTAGTAATTTTACTGCTCAAGATATAATCGTGAACCTTCAGTATTTAAAACCCGTTTCTCCATTTAGAACTAAATATGATTATGATAATCTGTTATACATCGTTGCAGGAGAAGTAATTCATGTAGTTAGTGGTAAAAGTTGGTGCGATTTTATTGAAGAGCGCATCATGAAGCCATTGGAAATGAACAATAGCGCAGCTTCCTATGTTCGATTAAAAGACACTACAAATATTATTGCTCCGCATGTTCCTATTAATGGGAAGTTGAAAGTCATTAAAAGATACCAAAACCAATTATTCGATGCTGCAGCTGGAATTTATTCTAGTGTAAATGATTTGAGTAAATGGGCCATTATGCAAATGAATAATGGAAAATACGGTCCCGAAAATAAACAATTGTTCTCCGAAAAAGAACACGATGAAATGTGGCAATTGCAAACGATTATTCCAACCAAAACAAGAGCGCCTTACAATACTCATTTTAACGGTTATGGATTAGGTTGGTTTTTAAGTGATGTAAAAGGATACAAACAAGTGACACACACTGGAGGATTAGAAGGAATAGTTACTCAAACTACTTATATTCCGGAGTTACAATTAGGAATCATTGTTTTGACTAACCAACAATCGGGTGCCGCATTTAGCGCAATAACCAATACCATTAAAGACAGTTACCTAGATATTAAGTCAGAAGATTATGTAACGCTTTATAGTAGTCGATTGAAAGAGCATGAAGACTCTGCCGATAAAGTAACTGACGAAGTTTGGGCTACCGTTGCCAAAAATAAAAAAGACAATTTAAAACCCGATTATAAAGGAATTCTAGGAACATATAAGGACAATTGGTTTGGAGAAGTGATCATTAGTAAAAAAAAAGGGAAATTATTCTTTGAATCCAAGCGTTCTTCGCAACTAAAAGGAGAGGTATTTTTCTATAAAGAAGGGAACTATGTTGTGAAATGGAATAATGCTTATTTTCATGCCGATGCCCATCTCTTTTTCAAATATGACGCAACAGGAAAAGCTACTACACTCAAAATGAATCCGATATCTGAATTGACTGATTTTAGCTATGATTTCCAAGACTTAGATTTCATTCGATTATAA
- a CDS encoding FdtA/QdtA family cupin domain-containing protein, which translates to MTKIEAIQLIKIPVVEDVRGNLGFIQKDVLPFEFKRVYYLFDVPSNAFRGGHSHIEQQEVLIALSGSFEVVLNDGFEKKSFGLNKPNIGLYIPNGIWRELENFSSGAVCLVLASDEFIEQDYIRDYDAFMSSKK; encoded by the coding sequence ATGACAAAAATAGAAGCAATTCAATTAATAAAAATTCCTGTCGTAGAAGATGTGCGTGGGAATTTAGGGTTTATTCAAAAAGATGTTTTACCGTTTGAATTCAAGCGGGTGTACTATCTTTTTGATGTGCCAAGTAATGCTTTTAGAGGAGGACATTCGCATATAGAGCAACAGGAAGTATTAATCGCTTTGAGTGGTAGTTTTGAGGTGGTACTCAATGATGGATTCGAAAAGAAATCATTTGGATTAAATAAACCTAATATCGGATTATATATTCCAAACGGGATTTGGAGAGAATTGGAAAACTTTTCCTCTGGCGCTGTTTGTTTGGTTTTGGCCTCGGATGAATTTATTGAGCAAGATTATATTAGAGATTATGATGCATTTATGAGTTCTAAAAAATGA